CCTGCTCAAGACATGGGCTGCTTTCTGGGTCAACTTCGATGCACTTTTCAATGACCTCCCCTAGTCTTTGAACAGTTGGGTAATGCATAAGAAGCATCACAGTGTCTGTTTTACTGCCCTTGCAGACCGTGTTCTTCAGGAGAGCCCTCATGGAGTTCAGGGTGGTCTTCATCAGGTCCCACTCCATACTGACGCTTGGTAGAACAGCCACCAGTCTAAGCAGTCTGGTCACTGTGGGATGGCATTGAGACTCAGCGTGAAGCAGTATCTCAGAGATAGAAGCTGGTGGTGAGAGGTCTTGATATTTCTCTTTCCAGACAGAGGCCCAGTTACTGATATCCTGCTCTGCTGTGTCAGGGTCAGGGAGGTCACACAGGTAGAGACTGTATAGCTTGTCTGTTGACTCTGCACGGATTGGCTCTGAAATGGGCTGTGGATTGCAGGTGGGGAGCAGAGACAAGATCTTCAGGGCCTTTAAGTGACTGTCGGAAAAGTTGTACTTCATTTCATCAACGAGGCTGCTCAGTAGAGGAACACTCAAGTTGTCCCTGTAGTACATCTCTGGAGACCCATAAGAGTTAGCTTTCTCTGGGAAACATACTTGCTGAGGGGCGACCTTGGATGCTAGTTGGAATGCTTCCTCAAACCAAGGTGAATGTACAGTGCTTATGTTATCCAGCATCTTGTTCAGCGTTTCAATGATTGGTACTATCTTCTCCACTTCACAGATGATGTCAGCAGGGTTACCACAGCGGAAGACAGTGCTGCAGTTCCGAAGAGGAGAACAGGCATTCTTCAGGATCACAAGTGTGATGACAAAATCTGCATCTCGCAAAGCAGTGGCGAGAACCTGTGCATGTAGCGACATAGTTCCGGCATCATGGGCACTAACTGAATCCAAGCAACTCAAGACTCCCCCCAATGTGTCGACTAGGAGATCAAAAAAGTCCTCCCTCTTCTTCCACCTGGAGTAACAAGTTTCTGGAATCTCTTCCAAGGCCTCCCGAGGTGTATTCAGTAACCCATCCATGGCCTGTGCTAGCTCTGCCTCTAGCCCAGGTGACTGGTCAAAAAACAGTAGGAGGTCTTCCACAATTCGCAGCATCTTTGTGACAGGTGGGCAGTGTACGCTTCCTGCTAGCCAACAGGCAAGACCACAAGACTCACTGGGTGTGATGACAGACAGAGGATAGCTCTCAAGGAACTCCAAAGACATCTTCTTCAGGCTGTCACAACCTGAGCCCATGCGCATGATTGCTTGTCCACGACACTGACTCATCGGCAATCCCCAGTCTTCAGTTAGAGTCGTAGAGAGATTCTTGGCTTGAACATCAACATCACAGGATTCAAAAAATCGCAAAAAACCAATGAGCTCTACCTTGGGGGCACATTGCCCAACATATCTGACAAAGACAGGCAGATAGCTCTTATTAGCAATTACAACGGGTTTATCTGTGATAAGAGAAAAGAAGGGGGACTCCTGTATTTCTGAGAGTATGACTTCCCTGATGGACTTTGTAAGAAGCTGTACCATTTCCTCCTCTCCTATTTTACATGTGAACTTCCCATCTCTTCCAAACCAGTGGCACATGCCGAGATCCTGGATGAGAAGGTCTTGATCTTCTTTGGAGAGTTCGGAAAGCTGGCACTTATTTTTCCCCAAACGTGCAGCCTGTCTGAACACTGCTTCTAAACTCTGTCGATTATCTCCAGTATGCCCATTCTCGTCCACTGCTTTCATTTCTTGGTCTTTTTTCTTGTCAGAAGACTGTTGATTCTCAAGCTCCTCTGTTCTATCTTTGTCATGATCCACTGAAAATATGACAAAGGTGAATTAGTCAATTCAATTGACTCTTCTACCATAGAGTTCAGGTCATTAATAAAAGTGGAAAAATAATTGAGAATAAAATTAAGGTGATTGTAAGGTGAATAAGTGTTTCACTTGATAAAACCTGGGCCCATCCCTATTACCAACATATACTAAATGGTAACAGTGTCATTACATAGTTATTAGCTAATAAATACTTAATGATCACATGGGGATTAACTGAAACAAAGCTTTGCCATCACATACCTTCCATGTTAGCTTCAGAGTTCTTCATCAGACTTTTGGATTCCTTATCCTGTGAATTTGATTTTCAATAGACATTATTAAAAggaaattatttattttaaaatgacATCGATGTATAGAATGCTCTGAAAGACTGCATAAAATATTAAAAACAATAATATTCATgggggggcctcccgggtggcgcagtggttaagggcgctgtactgcagcgccagctgtgccatcagagactctgggttcgcgcacAGGTTCTGTCGtaactggccgcgaccgggaggtccgtggggcgacacacaattggcctagcgtcgtccgggttagggagggcttggccggtagggatgtccttgtttcatagagcatggcgcttgtaacgccagggtagtgggttcgattcccgggaccacccatacgtagaatgtatgcacacatgactgtaagtcgctttggataaaagcgtcagctaaatggcatatattattattattattattatcgtgcaccagcgacacctgtggcgggccaggtgcaGTGCGCGCtcaccaaggttgccaggtgcacggtgtttcctccgacacattggtgcggctggcttccgggatggatgcgcgctgtgttaagaagcagtgcggcttggttgagttgtgtatcggaggacgcatgactttcaaccttcgtctctcccgagcccgtacgggagttgtagcaatgagaaaaaacagtagctactaaaacaattggataccacgaaattggggagaaaaaggggtaaaataaaaaaaatgtaaaaaaattaatATTCATGGAAATGTATTTTCAAAACTTACCAAGCAGAAACCCTCTAAAGCCTGGGGAGTGACCTTCAAGCACTTAGTCACCATCCGGTCCAGATCTCTGCTGAAGTTGGTTCCCACCTGCAGCATGGCCAGACACGGGGACCTGTCCTTGGAGCTGGTGTTCCTCAGGTATTCCTGGAACATCTTGTGGCGCATCGCTTCCCCACAGTTCTCCAGTACTGTGCTGGGTAACACAGACATGATCCTCAGCAATGTATTGATGTTCCCAAAGTATTGCATGAGTGGCAGACGGAGAGTCTGAAAGATGGTGTCTGGGATGGTCACTGACGCAACTTTGGTCTTCCACTTCACCCTCCAGCAGCACAACTCTGTGAAGAAGTTGTCAGAGTCAGGCAGATCACTGGCGTAGAGAGGAGGCTTTGACCTCAGGATCTCAAACATGTAACTCACAGTCACAGAGCAGGGAACCAGGGATAAGAAGTTTAGGGCCTCTTTGTGGTCCTCAGAGAAATGATCCTTCACAGCATTGGTGAGGTTGTCCACTAGGGGCACACTCAGTGAATCTTTGTAATACAGAGCTGGCTTGATCATGCTATCCCTGGCCGCAGATGAATTATCAGGCACTTTTATCTGCACAACCAGACTCTGGGCAAGGGCACAGGCTTCGTCGAACCAATTCTGGTGAAAGACCTTGATGTTTGTTTTGACCCTGTTGAGAGTAGCCACTATACCACTGATCTGGCAAAGCTGTGATGCTGCGCTAAAATGATCCTTCTGGAGTCCTGCACTCAGCTCCCTGGTAAAGGACGAGGCATTCTTCAGGGCTACCATGGGAACAATGAAATCAAAGTCCCTTATCAAATGCAGCAGTGCTCCAGCTTTTAGAGAGAGTGAGGATTTCCATCTCTGTGGGTTGGTCTTGATTTTCTCCAAACATTCAACAAGGggctccagcatcttcacaaagacTTCATAGGAATCGTGCTTCTCCTGCCAGACGGTACAGAACTTACCCTGAAATTCTTGAACCTTTTCATAGCTTTCCCTAAGACCAAATGCAATGACATGATCCAGCTGTTTCTCAAGCATAAGCGTGCTCCCAAAAAACATCAAAACCTCCTCAAAAACATCCAGGGCCCGTTTGACTGACGGCACAGGGGTGGATTTTGACCACCATGTGTTAAACGAGTAACAAGAGCTGTGTGTGCATATTGCAAGGGGGTACTTTTCCTGGATTTTACAGGCAAAGGCTTTCAGCTTGTAGGAGACATCACCGGATCCTAGGTAGGCTTGACCTCTGCAGTAACACAAATCGAGACACCACTCTTTGGTGACAATTTCCAATATGCGCTCTGACATGGCATCGCAGTCAAGATCCACATCCAGAAAACCCATGAGCTCCAATCGCATGACATCAAAACTGTCCACAAACctgaggaagaggggaagataTTTTTTCTCCCCTAACTTCACAACGCGGTCGATGAATAGAGAGAAAAAGGAAGTGCCAACTTCCAAAAGTATTCCCTCCCTGACTGCATCCTCGCATACTCTGAGAACTTCTTTCATCTCAGACTTCGATACATATTTCAATGTGTCTTCAACCTCACCATCCTGTTCAGCAGAGGCCTCCCCAGGCTGTCTGCTCTGGCTGTTATATGCCGCTGTCACAGCAGCCTGCAGAGCAGATTTGAGCGCCTCCTTATTAGTCTCTGAGGCTACGCATTTCGGttgctccactctctccatctccaagACCATTTCCTGTGGTTCTTTTTGTGTTTCATCAACATTCTCCTTTAGAGTGTGTTTTCCATCATTCTCAGAGACTGGTTCTGAAATAAAGCAGTCAAGAGCATGAGCCATGAATGATGAATGAATAAACATGGGTATTAAGGCAAATATTTTTATATACACCATGGCGCAATAAATACTACATAATATATATTAATACTATTATTTCCTTACCAGCTGCAGAGTGCATCTCCATCACCTCATCATCCTATGAACATAGACAATAAAATAATTAGCAAAATACAGCTTTTGTTCAGTTACCGGGACCTACAAATGCAAATATTAGTAAAATAACAACACAAAAGTTAAGAAATATTCAACATCCACTTAGGGTAACTCCATTTTATGTTTTTCAAATTATTTGAAAtcttcagtgtgtgtgagtgctaGGCAAATACTTTTATATAAAAATAAATTTACCATATGCAACAACTGCAATATGTCAGGATGCTTCTCCACATAGGACTCCACCATGTCTTCAACATTGAAGTGCACATCTTGATTGACATAGACAAATGCCATGTTGCACAGTCTCTGATCCTCCGGTGTGGCTATCAGGTAAGACTGGTACCGCTCCAGCACCATGTTGTACTGCCCATAGACGTCTGCCTCTGCGTTCACACAGGGGATGGTGCCCAGAACTCTCAGCAGGCTCTGCACATTTGGGTAAAATGCAATGTCTGGGATTTTCAATGTTGCAAACACTGTTGTGGGTAGGATCCTCCGCTTGCTAGCATGTCTCCACTTCACCTCCCAGCAACCAAGCTCATCGTAAAACGTGTCGGGTCGAGCGAGGTTGTTCAAGTTCGCATCCGCCACTTTATCCCTGCGGATACTGAAATTATGGTCAGCCATATAAGACGGCACCAACGAGAGCCATCTCAGAATCCGAACCATCTCCGTGCTGAACACCCTCTTTACCTCCGCAACAAGGTACTGTAAGATCTGCCTGCTCAGAGTCTCTCTGTAGAAATCCTCCAGAGGGGTTTCAGTTGCACCTGCCTCACCAGTATCAGGTGAGCTCTCCTCCGGCCTAGCGACCTCCACTCCCAACTTTTTAGCCCTGCCCACTGCGTCAGAAAACCACTTCCTGTGGAATATTGCTATCTCCTGCAGATGTTTGTTGACCAGCTTTAAGGCGTTGGAGATTGTGTACTGCAAGGTGCTGCTGATGCTGATGGCTCCCCTGAGACTCGGGTTGAGGATGCTCACACAACAGAGGGTATTCTTCAGGACAACCAGGGTGATGAGGAAATTGAAGTTCTTTAGGATCGGCTTGAGCTTGGCCATCTGCTCACAAGTAGCAGTGTCTGCGTTTGCAGCCGAGCACACCTCATTGATGCAGGCGAGGAATGGCTCAAGAATGTCCAACATGGTGTGGAAGGCATCAACACCATACTCCCAGGTGTTCTGGCAAGCCTCTGTGATCCTGTCCACTTCACCTTTAAGGTGGCCGTAAGATGACTTGATCTTCCCTTCCAGTCTTTCCCAAAGATCTGGGGACCCTCTAAGCATTGTGGCGACCTCCTCCACTGTGTTCACAACCTTCTGGATGGAAGGCATGGGCATGGAGCGGATGAGCCACATGTTAAAGGCGTATGGGTCACTAGGTGCTAGCACTACCTGAGGAAACTCCTGCAGAATCCTGCTGGTGAGATCCTTCATTTTCTGACATAGAATGCCTGTGGTCAGGTAGGTGAGTCCTCGACAATGCTCCATCCGCAGCCCCCACTTATTCCGTATTTCTGAGAGCAGCATGTAAAACAGACCCTCAGAATCTGCATCACAGGGCAGGAACCCCATGAGGTGTTTCTGAGGGAAACCTGCCACAGTGACGGACCTGATGAAAACTGGGATCTGATCTTTTCCCTCTATGTTTGTGACATCTTGCAGCAGAATGGAGAAAAAGCGTGCCAACCTTAAACTGTTCCGGATCTCCTCCCGCATGAGGTTCTCACTGAACTGGAGGACATCTTTCTGGTCAATTCTTTCAACACAGATGGGGTTGAGAGATTGTTGTCCCCTGTGGCCTCCCATCGGCTCATCAGTGTTGGGGTTAGCATCGTTCCCTATGCTGAATCCAGTGAAGGCAAGAGTTTC
The Oncorhynchus keta strain PuntledgeMale-10-30-2019 chromosome 11, Oket_V2, whole genome shotgun sequence genome window above contains:
- the LOC118390103 gene encoding uncharacterized protein LOC118390103 isoform X1, coding for MDPKMPKRCAALNCNIYTDKSDVPFFRFPLDPEGCKQWLNNCHRTDLEPKTPEELHNSFKICANHFEPSLICCDSTLRTSLKEGAMPTIFDFTKHLNNPSGRNGNKRIREPSEVEFATLKKAKGDWFEDAPTEVKDKPGENSATCDLSQEDQRREDVSNSKAKEILKVYFKETLAFTGFSIGNDANPNTDEPMGGHRGQQSLNPICVERIDQKDVLQFSENLMREEIRNSLRLARFFSILLQDVTNIEGKDQIPVFIRSVTVAGFPQKHLMGFLPCDADSEGLFYMLLSEIRNKWGLRMEHCRGLTYLTTGILCQKMKDLTSRILQEFPQVVLAPSDPYAFNMWLIRSMPMPSIQKVVNTVEEVATMLRGSPDLWERLEGKIKSSYGHLKGEVDRITEACQNTWEYGVDAFHTMLDILEPFLACINEVCSAANADTATCEQMAKLKPILKNFNFLITLVVLKNTLCCVSILNPSLRGAISISSTLQYTISNALKLVNKHLQEIAIFHRKWFSDAVGRAKKLGVEVARPEESSPDTGEAGATETPLEDFYRETLSRQILQYLVAEVKRVFSTEMVRILRWLSLVPSYMADHNFSIRRDKVADANLNNLARPDTFYDELGCWEVKWRHASKRRILPTTVFATLKIPDIAFYPNVQSLLRVLGTIPCVNAEADVYGQYNMVLERYQSYLIATPEDQRLCNMAFVYVNQDVHFNVEDMVESYVEKHPDILQLLHMDDEVMEMHSAAEPVSENDGKHTLKENVDETQKEPQEMVLEMERVEQPKCVASETNKEALKSALQAAVTAAYNSQSRQPGEASAEQDGEVEDTLKYVSKSEMKEVLRVCEDAVREGILLEVGTSFFSLFIDRVVKLGEKKYLPLFLRFVDSFDVMRLELMGFLDVDLDCDAMSERILEIVTKEWCLDLCYCRGQAYLGSGDVSYKLKAFACKIQEKYPLAICTHSSCYSFNTWWSKSTPVPSVKRALDVFEEVLMFFGSTLMLEKQLDHVIAFGLRESYEKVQEFQGKFCTVWQEKHDSYEVFVKMLEPLVECLEKIKTNPQRWKSSLSLKAGALLHLIRDFDFIVPMVALKNASSFTRELSAGLQKDHFSAASQLCQISGIVATLNRVKTNIKVFHQNWFDEACALAQSLVVQIKVPDNSSAARDSMIKPALYYKDSLSVPLVDNLTNAVKDHFSEDHKEALNFLSLVPCSVTVSYMFEILRSKPPLYASDLPDSDNFFTELCCWRVKWKTKVASVTIPDTIFQTLRLPLMQYFGNINTLLRIMSVLPSTVLENCGEAMRHKMFQEYLRNTSSKDRSPCLAMLQVGTNFSRDLDRMVTKCLKVTPQALEGFCLDKESKSLMKNSEANMEVDHDKDRTEELENQQSSDKKKDQEMKAVDENGHTGDNRQSLEAVFRQAARLGKNKCQLSELSKEDQDLLIQDLGMCHWFGRDGKFTCKIGEEEMVQLLTKSIREVILSEIQESPFFSLITDKPVVIANKSYLPVFVRYVGQCAPKVELIGFLRFFESCDVDVQAKNLSTTLTEDWGLPMSQCRGQAIMRMGSGCDSLKKMSLEFLESYPLSVITPSESCGLACWLAGSVHCPPVTKMLRIVEDLLLFFDQSPGLEAELAQAMDGLLNTPREALEEIPETCYSRWKKREDFFDLLVDTLGGVLSCLDSVSAHDAGTMSLHAQVLATALRDADFVITLVILKNACSPLRNCSTVFRCGNPADIICEVEKIVPIIETLNKMLDNISTVHSPWFEEAFQLASKVAPQQVCFPEKANSYGSPEMYYRDNLSVPLLSSLVDEMKYNFSDSHLKALKILSLLPTCNPQPISEPIRAESTDKLYSLYLCDLPDPDTAEQDISNWASVWKEKYQDLSPPASISEILLHAESQCHPTVTRLLRLVAVLPSVSMEWDLMKTTLNSMRALLKNTVCKGSKTDTVMLLMHYPTVQRLGEVIEKCIEVDPESSPCLEQVKKQIEGLKLESDFRALDVNPDGRHEQADEEHQAGTSDQLPAGKLKAEEEAEYYVKVEDAVIKADIVIAEDVVIAEDIVRAGGGGKVEVCVITEEVMFVEDDVKAVDIVLAEDGVKAEDSIVIVEDGVIGQKQAMSFYDPPVREEILKELWDSQFFTIITERAVEIEGQLYVPLCIRYLEKQDTQCEETVAFIPFSQDTAVLADAIETALSEKLGLNMEYCRGQALLSVGEVGSQMRAVSAVISQKYPLAMRTVSSTLSLNVWLARSSPAVAAADCAVSVENMLQWLTEDTERQTKLEDMIIAMFQHDEGKGNEHRDKLVKNWEKSHEMHELMVELLEVVMLCLNEQKSEESSSGSGQALLYFNKVRSFEFIFSAVVLKNVLSLTKKLSQSLQGKPLDVLLAMNSLPDLLTSLNELKSDIDTHHKAWYEEAVALASKLQITLLHSGLLEPLSQFYKMAVSQKVVEHSIVEVSELFTEKVLSTLRCLEIVPYAMSKVENSSVNAHLFHMYKDDMPDMASLPTEMKSWREKWLDPMSGYLPATVLDTLKASDIRSFSNIETLLRLLVILPFSRRESTFRQGKRSLQGFIQQETRSLSELHLL